A stretch of the Lineus longissimus chromosome 10, tnLinLong1.2, whole genome shotgun sequence genome encodes the following:
- the LOC135494279 gene encoding uncharacterized protein LOC135494279: protein MVLDCAAKFDGTSLNSNILPGPKLLNDLVEVLLRFRRYLVAIVGDVSEMFLQIGLDPDSRRFYRIVWEQQVLEYQRTIFGDTSSPFKANLVIREHSRKLKNQYPEAADTVENALYVDDAIDSRCSTGEAKKTRSEMTEMLDRGGMKMRKWLSNDPEVLEDVPQSDKATFLDINGKETLPCQKALGILWLAEEDVITVKPRLREGEYPATRRGMLRCIAALFDPLGLVDPFRIRVWILFQRTWIRKEDWDSPLEEDLALEWSLWKKVLPHLDNIRVSRHLGMNTSYQTELHVFSDASKDAFSAVVYARTLMTDGRILVRLVIAKTRLSPLKAISIARLELCGAVIGTRLVKKVIKPLESGRGAKQLMVTYWTDSMNVLFWICRPGKQFKLYVANRVGEIQERTSTDQWRHIPTKLNPADISSRGMAVEELARSQLWWEGPSFLKESESNWPEKNIAVPDETTDIEKTSTFAVQEAQPEQNETMMFHLHPSRWSDMGRLTRRIGFVRRIMMWLLKRPLPPGAKTWIDELSPEEYRQAEDCLSRQVQKDVFDRELKDLMAGKSLQKTSHLIPLSPYLDKERRLLRIKSRLERIDYISEEEKYPIIMPRKHPVSQLLVKRAHDAVGHPVGRDATMVELRRKYWVICTREAVRSWEMICSRCVLKTMCIVSKPASQQMAPIPQFRFSQPTRAFGKCGMDFAGPFLTKQGRGKIRNTRYLAVFTCLQTRAVYLEPVYQMDTDSFLMAFARMTSRRSVPEEVLTDNGSNFVAGERELRELVNAIDWTKVQQKTVGYQNTRGVTWHFNPPGSPHFGGVFEITRIFHATFAK from the coding sequence ATGGTCCTCGACTGTGCTGCCAAATTTGATGGGACAAGCTTgaatagcaacattttaccgGGACCTAAACTGCTCAATGATCTGGTGGAAGTACTCCTGAGATTTAGGCGATACCTTGTAGCTATTGTGGGAGATGTCTCTGAGATGTTTCTCCAAATTGGCCTTGACCCTGATAGCAGGCGATTTTATCGGATAGTTTGGGAACAGCAAGTTTTAGAGTATCAGAGGACAATCTTCGGAGACACATCATCACCATTTAAAGCCAACCTGGTTATAAGAGAGCACAGTCGTAAACTGAAGAATCAATATCCAGAGGCAGCTGACACAGTGGAGAATGCTTTGTATGTCGACGATGCCATTGATAGCCGATGTTCTACAGGAGAAGCAAAGAAAACCAGATCTGAGATGACAGAGATGTTGGACCGAGGAGGAATGAAGATGAGAAAATGGCTGTCAAATGATCCTGAGGTACTAGAGGACGTCCCACAAAGTGATAAAGCCACATTCTTGGATATAAATGGAAAGGAAACTTTGCCATGTCAGAAAGCCTTGGGTATACTGTGGTTAGCCGAAGAAGATGTCATCACTGTGAAGCCACGATTGAGGGAAGGAGAGTATCCAGCCACGAGGAGGGGTATGCTGAGATGCATAGCAGCCTTGTTTGATCCACTGGGATTGGTTGATCCGTTCAGAATTAGAGTCTGGATCCTCTTTCAAAGGACATGGATCCGAAAGGAAGATTGGGACAGCCCCCTGGAAGAAGACTTAGCCCTGGAGTGGTCGTTGTGGAAGAAAGTGTTGCCACATTTGGATAACATCCGAGTGAGCAGACATCTTGGTATGAACACAAGTTATCAAACTGAACTTCATGTGTTCAGCGATGCCTCAAAGGATGCCTTTTCTGCTGTCGTGTATGCCAGGACCCTGATGACGGACGGGAGGATACTGGTGAGACTGGTGATTGCCAAGACGAGACTGTCGCCACTGAAAGCCATCTCCATTGCCAGACTGGAGCTATGTGGGGCAGTCATTGGTACAAGATTGGTGAAGAAGGTTATCAAACCATTGGAGAGCGGTCGAGGAGCCAAGCAACTGATGGTGACATATTGGACAGATTCCATGAACGTCCTGTTTTGGATTTGTCGACCAGGAAAACAGTTTAAGCTCTATGTAGCCAACCGAGTAGGAGAGATACAGGAAAGGACCAGTACTGACCAATGGAGACATATACCAACCAAACTAAACCCAGCAGACATATCATCTAGAGGTATGGCAGTGGAGGAATTGGCTAGATCACAACTCTGGTGGGAGGGTCCAAGTTTCCTGAAGGAGTCCGAGAGCAACTGGCCAGAGAAAAATATAGCTGTACCAGATGAAACCACCGATATTGAGAAAACCTCAACATTTGCAGTACAGGAAGCCCAACCAGAACAAAATGAGACAATGATGTTCCACCTACATCCCAGTAGATGGAGTGACATGGGAAGACTAACAAGGAGAATAGGATTCGTGCGACGTATCATGATGTGGCTGCTAAAGCGACCCTTACCCCCGGGAGCCAAGACCTGGATAGATGAGTTGTCCCCCGAAGAGTACAGGCAGGCTGAGGATTGCCTTTCACGCCAAGTCCAGAAAGATGTATTTGACAGAGAGCTCAAAGATTTGATGGCAGGAAAAAGCTTACAGAAGACAAGCCACCTGATACCCCTGTCACCATACCTTGATAAGGAGAGGAGACTTCTTCGCATCAAGTCCCGTCTTGAAAGAATAGACTACATCTCAGAAGAAGAGAAATACCCCATCATCATGCCAAGAAAGCATCCAGTTTCTCAGTTGCTTGTCAAGAGAGCACATGATGCTGTGGGACACCCCGTAGGAAGAGATGCTACCATGGTCGAGTTGAGGAGGAAGTATTGGGTGATATGCACTAGAGAAGCTGTCCGCTCCTGGGAAATGATATGCAGTCGATGTGTATTGAAGACGATGTGTATTGTATCAAAACCAGCTAGTCAACAGATGGCCCCCATTCCTCAATTTAGATTTAGCCAACCAACCAGAGcctttggaaagtgtggaatggACTTCGCGGGTCCATTTCTAACCAAGCAGGGTCGAGGAAAAATCAGAAACACAAGATACTTGGCTGTTTTCACTTGTCTACAGACTAGAGCTGTTTATCTAGAACCTGTTTACCAGATGGATACTGACAGTTTCCTAATGGCTTTCGCCAGAATGACCAGCCGACGATCCGTCCCAGAGGAGGTGTTGACAGATAACGGAAGTAACTTTGTCGCTGGAGAGAGGGAGCTCAGAGAGTTAGTGAATGCCATCGATTGGACCAAGGTGCAACAGAAGACGGTGGGCTACCAAAATACCAGAGGCGTTACATGGCACTTCAACCCCCCAGGATCTCCACACTTCGGGGGCGTCTTTGAgatcacccgaatttttcacgcaacttttgctaaatag